Proteins encoded in a region of the Desulforamulus hydrothermalis Lam5 = DSM 18033 genome:
- a CDS encoding sigma-70 family RNA polymerase sigma factor, whose amino-acid sequence MVTTSIKEPAQNEAELLEQHIRLVHYIVRKLNLNYEYDELVQVGTLALLKAIRTFDNTKAAFATYASRCITNQLLMHHRRNSKHIPVLSLDGEPTNDNGDSFSRYDILDAAASDETGAVETKIVFQQVVKKLSPRELKILQLRLNGKGQKEIGQLLNISQGYVSRIEKRVPKRLSVHLEPYKGDGFMGCHRRDIIDPGSPERK is encoded by the coding sequence GTGGTTACAACATCCATAAAAGAGCCGGCCCAAAACGAAGCAGAATTACTTGAGCAACACATTAGACTAGTCCATTACATCGTCAGAAAATTAAACCTCAATTACGAATACGATGAATTAGTCCAAGTTGGAACCTTGGCTCTGTTAAAAGCAATACGGACATTTGACAATACCAAGGCTGCCTTTGCTACTTACGCCTCACGCTGTATCACCAACCAACTGTTAATGCACCACCGAAGGAATAGTAAGCATATCCCGGTATTATCGCTAGATGGCGAACCAACTAACGACAATGGTGATAGTTTTAGTCGCTACGATATCCTGGATGCTGCAGCCTCTGACGAGACCGGAGCTGTTGAGACTAAGATTGTTTTTCAGCAGGTTGTCAAAAAACTTAGTCCCAGGGAGCTTAAGATATTACAGCTTAGACTTAACGGCAAAGGGCAGAAGGAGATAGGGCAGCTACTAAATATTTCTCAGGGTTACGTTAGTAGAATTGAAAAACGAGTCCCTAAAAGGCTTTCAGTGCATTTAGAGCCCTATAAGGGGGATGGATTTATGGGATGTCACCGCCGGGATATAATTGACCCAGGTTCGCCGGAAAGAAAATGA